Part of the Spinacia oleracea cultivar Varoflay chromosome 5, BTI_SOV_V1, whole genome shotgun sequence genome, GCTAGTAAATCTATAAATTGTattgtaggaggaggagattCAGAGGTGCAAGTCTTGTAAATCAGTTTTTCATAAGCATTGCTTCAACAAACTCCTGGAGTGCCCATGTGGAGCAGTCCTCAAAGAGCCTGTAAAAACCGCAAGTGCTGCTGGATTTTTGTCTTTGTCGGTGAAGAAATCCGACCCAAAGTCACCTTCGGGGTTCCTTTCACGTCTGTTCCCAGTTTCAAGACACGAGAAGAGACATAAGGATAATAATGATAACGTGATCTTGATGGGATCTTTGCCGAGCACCTCACTCTGATCCCTTGTAACCGTAACATATCAGCAACTGTGTATAATTGTATTGTAATTCACTGATTTTGTAGATGACATTCAAAAAGTTTTGGCCATTCTTTTGTATAGAAATTGTGGTTGTAATAAGTAGGGAACTAGAAAATGAAGAGAACTGTTTAAATTATATCGGTACTCAACACCGTGAATTTCGTTCCTTAGTGTGATTTTAGAAGTAGGGTTatgttgtaacttgtaagtacAGATGATTTCTTCTTATTTTGGTTGTGCAGAATAGTGAAGATTAGAGATTGGATCCTCTGTATATTTTGAAGCTTATGGGTGAATCCCTTGTAGCTTTGAATTCGTGATAAATAGAGAGTAGTTTAGGCTCTATTTGGTTTGTGTGTAACGTTTTCTtggaataagattttttttcatttttcaatcattttatgtTATTTGGTTTGACAATAGATGCTCAAAGGTGGAAGAGCCTTTTCTATTTGAAAGAAAGGGACACTgttttctgaaataagtaataaggtcccaTCAATCTTCAATAGGGCCTTAGTCTTTTGAGCTCAAAGCTATACAAGAATTTTGTCAAGAAATCCTTGTTTTTTCACACGTTTATGCGAAAGCTAGAGCTTCTAGTACACCTACTTAGAGCACATACAACCTTGACATGTAGCTTGGGTCAAGTGATAATTGACATGACAAAATGACTACAATGTTGACAGTGTACAAGGGTCAAAATTTAATTAACTTGACCCGGGTCGCATATGTGACCCAAGGTCAAGTGCGTTAAAATTGAAGGTGGGACCGACTTCAGCTCCACTTGCAGTTGCATCGGCTGTTTGCATGCAAATATTTAATGCAATTTGTACCGTGATTACATTACTGTATGCATGCAACAAATATTTCAAGTTGTTGGGCTCATGTGAACCTGCCACGCATGCAAgcataattaatttttttttgttttttttattttgcatgatAACAATCCAGTTATGTATCAATTTTACTTCATTGTGCTATATATGTATGTTTAAGATTATACGttacattttttatttatatgtaatgttaatttaatttcatattttttcgtttgttaaaattaataattgtgtTTGAAGGTAAATTTTAAGTGGAGTatatgtaaaaataaaaaagtaggTAAGAGAAATTAATGACCTTGAGTCAAGATTGTAGAAGCAAAAGGAGAGATTTAAGTAAGTGATATGTCAAGTTAGTGGAATATGAGGTGGAAGAAGGAAAAGGTTGAGAGAGAAATTATTTTTCACTTGATCAAAGGTCAATGATGCACATGATCTTAACAATCACGTCAACTTTCGGATTGAGCATATCCAAAAAAAGATACAAGTCCTTGCTTGATGTATGGTTTCATAAGTCTAACCctaataaagaacattttaaaACTACATTCTCCTTCTTTTAATGTCACTTTTTTGtcatgaaatatatgttgaaCCGTTGGTGTCGTACTATTTTTTCTAATCATCAAGACTATGTGTATATTTCAAGACATTTCTAGATTATGGGTCAATAGGGTCaattgtaattttattattgtaTTTCATTATTAAAACAAAAATGTATAAAAACCGTATTTTATTTCGAACCAGACAATTCGTGGCTCTGAAAGAGTCTTGTCTCAATTTAAAAATACCAAATGttcttcacaaaaaaaaataaagtaccAAAAATTATTCTTGCATGGACTTGATCCACAttaatattagtgtggacccaAAATCAATAGTTTTCTATAGCACCTGTTTTACACTCATAGTGACCTTTGTTCATATAGTaagtataataaattaaacaccaacattcttagacatagtaaccatttttgaagcatagtaaccctatgtttttaaaagcaaattgtgacttaaaatcacattattcaaacaCAACATATATCAACGACACTAATTTGATACTCGTATTTTTTTTCATGATAATCATAATAAAATGCCAAAGTAAATTAGGAACAAGTTATTGACTTAATATTAAGAcatggtccacaataaatttagtgtggaccaaaTCCATTTAAGAATTGGTTTAATACAAAATGTTAATTCGAATAAATTTTGTAAATATTTAAATCAGATTGGACTTAACGTTTCAAAATTTCAGCCCGAATCCAAACCAAACACCAAATTGATATTCCTATTACACTTTGCGTCTCTCTTTTACATCATCCATTACACTTTGCGTCTTACAATcggaaaagtaaaataaaataaataagagCGTCTTTCAAGCCCATAGAAAAGTCAAACGAGAAAGAGGGAGTGTCACAGACAGGACTGGTGCAACCCGAAGGTTCAACTTCTCGAAGCTTCGGtctcgttttctctctcctccattcccGCTCATCTTCCTCACCAGGTTTCATTCAATCTTCTTGTTTTTCCTTGAATTTTATATCTTCACAACCAATTATTCATGCTAATTGTGAAAACCCTAATTATTTGTACATGCATCTGTGCTATTTTGTTGATTCgttgtttttcttaaaaatcgggaattagggtttcaaaaaaTTGAATTCAACCTTCACCGTCGCTATTGTTGAATGTTGGCTCCCATAATCACAAATTATACCGAATAATTGGCCGGAATTTGATTTCTGATAGTTTTTCAAGTTGGTGATAGCTCAATTTTCGTATTCGAGTTTGTAGGCTCCTCGATATTGAAAGCATGCGCTTTTATATGATTATATCTACTGATTTGAGTATCGGATTATAAAATGAGTAAATGAGTGAATTTTTGTGATAAAAAATTCGGATTAGGTTGGTATATCGTCATGCTGTTACATTAGATTCTTAGTTTAATATGTTGGTGAATTGGTGATGCCCTGGATAGTTAACTGGTGGGTTGGGTGGCCAATGTCGGTTACAGGTCAATTATATTCGAATTAATCAGAGGTTGTGGGTAGTAATTGGTTGGATTTCGAAATAGAACAACTCACTTTGTCATCATATTTATGTTCTTTTAATCTTATCATTGTGTAGTTGGTTGGATTTCGAAATGGACAACGTGGAGCAATGGAAGGCCAAACTGTTCGATATGCTCGAGCAGGGGAAGGGTGTAGTGCAGGAAAGTCTTATCCCTGTGTTCGAGCAGGGGAAGGTTATAGTGCAAGAAGGTATTGTCCAAGCAAAGCAGAAATTTGATGAGATGCCGGAAATAAAGCAGAAGATTAAAGAGACACCGGAAATCCAACTGTATATTGCAGCTTCTGTTGTAGTCCTAACAATATTTTTGTCTCTGATATGTAAGCTCTCAACTCTATCTTGCTTTTGTTGCACTGTATATGCTCTTAATTTCTATGATTGCTTTTACtttatcctttttttttcttgttgtgtTTAAAGCACTTAAAAGTGTGGAACTTGTACAGTAAGGGAGATAAAAAACCATATGATTTGAAAGGGTAATTAATGATGTTATTGAGTTCTTCTAGACCATACAGTTGGTGAAATTGTAGTTGTAGTTTGGCAGGCTATACTTCGCGATTTAGATACAATTATACTATGGCTTCCATCAAAGAACGAGGTAGAATGACGATGGCTGGATGGTTATAACACCTTTTGACCAGTTTTGGGGTTGAATTGTGTTTCTCTTATCTATGAAAGTAACTTAAAGATTGCACTGCCAAGCGATGATGTAAGTTTTAACCTTCAGCTTTTGTGATGGCCTGACCTAATGCCACTGATACCCAAGGGGAGGCAAGAGACACACAATTATCAAactttattgttgttgttggggcATGATATGGTGGAAATGGAGTGTTACTTTCACTGAAAAGAGATAGTAGAGGGTTTTTATGAAGTTTCTGATGAAGGGGTGCATTTCCGAGGATATCCTGGTGTGGTAGAACTATGATTTGTTTTATATGGGAGAAGGGTATTAGGTCTTACTCTGAAAGTCTGTCACCCTACCCTGTCCCCTACAGGGGCTGGAGGTTGTAATGACCTTAATGCATGGAATTAACTTCATCTTAGTTCCTACAAGATGCGGCTTTCTCCATCTAATTTTTCCCTTTTTGCTCTTATAGATGACAAAAGGTTGTGACTTTTGACAAAGGTGGTTTAGCATTCTGAATGCTGGCTCCCCTATCACCCTCAAATGGTGTAAATGGCAATAGAAAGTGGAAAGAAAGAGGGGAGGGAGGGAGGGGGGAGAGGATGGGGGGAGGGGTGAATTTTTTTTCACTGATTTTTGGTGTAGAATTGGATTGTCTGAACTTATGAGGCTTGATAATAGATATGAATGATCCATGTGGAGACAAAGGCTGATGGTCTTGTAATTATTCTAGATATTTGGTACCTTTTCTCCTATCTCCGATAAAGAAGTTGGTCTTGAGTACAACCCTGAGAATGCCTGCATATTCAGATAAATGAAGACACGTAAATACCATACCCCCGAGATAAACAAAGATAAAATTTAAGGTCTGTCTCAAGTATTCATTTTCTTTCAATTGTTTGACACAACTTTTTGCTCGTGACTTAATAACTTTTGACAATGTACCTCTATTTTGCACACTTCTCCCGTAGAGAGTGTCTCCTGAATGAGTGGATATGTATGAAGTTACTTGTTAATACAAGTGCAGAttcaatatttgttttttaagCTTTTGATGCTTAATAAATTTATATCTAGTGATTGTGTCACCCTGAAAGGTTTTTGATCTGGATTTTATGGTTCGTTGCTGCCAGTTTCTTACACCCTCGGAATATCTTTGACTTGTTAGGTGTCAAGTTGCCACTTTGATTAATTTATAGGAAGAGTGAAATGATGCCTATTTGTTAACCTTTTTTCCTGAAAAACAGTGAGTTTGTTCAAGCGCAAGAAGTCTAACACCGTTGTGCTTGCTGGACTGACCGGGAGTGGGAAAACTGTTCTTTTCTACCAGGTGAGCAACCTCCGTCTTGCATACATTGTTAATTCTGTCGTTAGGCCTTTGTTTTTTACTCTAGTTTCTTGAGCCGTCATGTTGGAGAAGTTTGTGTATGACCTTTCTTTTTGACTTGCTGGTTCAGTTTTTTGGTTTAGTCATTAAGACCTATTGGTCAATTCACTCAGTGTTCAACTTTTGTGTATGAATGAAAATACTGTCTTCTCTTGTTTGTCAGCTTCGAGATGGTTCTTCACATCAAGGAACTGTGACGTCAATGGACCCAAATGAGGGTACCTTTGTGCTGCACTCTGAGGTCACTAAGGTACTATACTAATTTAATGAATTAACTGCATTGAAGTTGGACAAAAGGATGCAGTTTTCTGTAGATTTATATTCACCAACTGTATTTGAGTTcgtttgaaatttaattagttaggTGTTGAGGTTCTATTGCTTTCGAGCACTGATTTAAAATAATTTGCTAGGCCGGCTCACAATTATTCGACAACTGCTCTCATTTATGCTCATAAATTTGAATTCTATCCTAGTACAGTAGTACCCCTTTCCCCTGTTATTTACTTTGGTCATAAACTTCATAATGAAAATTGCAACTAAACTTCCACTTTTTTTACATGGACAGAAGGGTAAAATCAAGCCTGTGCATTTAGTTGATGTTCCTGGACACTCACGTCTTCGGCCTAAGCTTGATGAGTATATGCCCCAGGCGGCTggtgttgtttttgttgttgattcTTTGGAGTTTTTGCCCAACTGCCGGGCAGCCGCTGAGTAATTTTTTTCCCTCCAATCCTTTCGCTTCCCGTTCCTTTCACTGCACACTTGTAATGATTCTGAAGTCTGACTTTATATCTGATTTATTTTAAGGTACTTGTACGATATCCTAACCAAGGCCAGTGTTGTAaagaagagaattcctttaCTAATTGTTTGCAACAAAACTGAGAAAGTGACTGCACATTCCAAGGATTTTATTCGCAAGCAGCTGGAGAAAGAAATGTGAGACTTCATTTCTTTTGCCTTTTTATGTTACAATTTTTTTGATTTGCCCCCCCCTGCTAGACGTATTCGAAGTTACTAAGTACTTGTAGCTGGTTTGCCACTTTGTAGAGTTTTGTCTACCAATCACCTCAGGCCATAATGCTGCAAATTTTTATTTCATGCTAAAGTTACATAGTCTAACATGGAAATGCTTCGTACTTTTACTCAAATCACTCTTTAAAAGGCATCATTTATTACTATTTCAATTCTTTCAGAGTATCTAGTGTGCACCATTCTATTACTTAATATGAAAGTAGGAACTCTCAATTTGTTGTTTTATGTCATGTCTCCTTATTTTGTTCTTGGAATTTTGGTGATCTCTTTCAAGTGGTATTTATGTTTCCTCTATTCTACAAGCATATATGCATTTGATTTATAAGCATATATGATATATCGTGATGTATAAGCATATATGCATTTGATTTTCCCCCCTCCTCGTTCCTATCAGAAAAGATAAGCATTCTATACGATGTCTATTAATCATGGCTTTCTTAAACTCACAGTGAGAAATTGCGGACTTCGAGAACGGTGATGTCGGATGCTGATATTACCAGTGAATTCACCCTGGGCGAATCTGGGCAACCATTTGCATTCACTCAGTGTCATAACAGAGTAACCTTTGGTGAAGCCTCAGGGATCACAGGCGATATCTCGCAGGTTGAGGAGTTCATCAGGGAGCATGTAAAACCTTGATGTCTTTTTTTTCATCTTTGTTTTTTCTTAACTTTATCaaatgttgtttttgttgtAGAACTGATGTAAGATGATATCAAATTAAAAGAGACGTAGGAACTTGATTATTTCACTTGTCTCATTCATTTATTTTTGCTTAGCTTGTTCTTATAAACATGAAACTGCCCTCAACATTTAACTTTGGTAGTTAAGAGTGAGTTCTGATTGGATAATGTTTTTGGGATTGGCCCTTCGACTGATGTACAGAGTATGAGATTTGATGTTGCCAAGCCCATGGGCCTGATTAAAGCTTGAACCAGACCCAACCATGATCACTATAATTATCGCATTTACATTGCATTCACTTTTTCGTTAAAGACGAAAATTAGATGGATGTGATTATGTGAACGTGGTCCACAATAAGCAAACAATTTACTCTACCATCGCTTTCAATTATATAGTGACCTTTATTTTTCACGTAGTAACTATAATAAACTAAATTAGATATAGTAATCATATTTTGAATCAAAGTAACCATGTATTTTTAAAAGAGAATTATGACTTAAAATCTCATTATTCAGTCACACATGTACTAATGAcactaatttgatattttttttcataatcaTTCTAATAAGCACGTCAATATAAATTAGAATCAAGTTGTTAACTTTTGTTTTAAGAcatccacaataaatttagtgtcgACCAGGTCCATTTAAGAATTATTAAATTTCTTTTTTGATGTAGACGAGATAAGATCTCACGTTTTTAATCACCCCATCAAAATTTAATCAACTAAGACCTTACACCCGTATATGAGTATGGAGTCATTCATAATATTCATATAGtttcaccaaaaaaataaaataaaaaaatcaaatagtcATTACTCATTAGTCTTTGTATGAGTTGTATCCATGCATATAGCTAAGATAGCATTTCGTTTTATGTTTCACCTCTGACCTCGGTAAACCTTTAGAATGATTCTAACCAACAAGGTACATCCGTACAGGGATAGTGTATTACCTCTGAAGATAAAAACAACTTTCGTATATCGTATGTAGAAatgtaaaatgcataaaaaGCTGTCGGTGTTGGAAATTCAGAGTACAGTAACATGGATATTTGTATGCTTTTTCTAAAACTTTATATAGCTCAAAACTCTCCATCATCTTTTAGACTTTGGACTATCTTTTAATTCCAGCACCAATATTTATTCTTGTAAAGCACAAATTATAGACAAAATGACACTGATATGGCCCATTTTCCATCACTTAACCAAAGTGATTTGCTTTGGTTACTCACTAACACACTAACATTTAttcatcaaaatttcaaattaatataTAAGGGGGGATTTTCAAATATCTAAATAAAGCTACCACTAAACATAATTCCCACATGCTTTAATTCCCAAAAAATATATCCGAAATATAATCCCTACATGTCGGTTTAGGCAACTATTTTCAAAAACCACGAAAGTCATGCACGACGATGAACAGCTGGTCCATATATCTCATGGGCGATGAACCGCCTATCCATATATCTCATCTTACGTGGATAGTGTAGCGGGAATTGTttctaaaagttacaagcaatcTTTAAGAACTATTTAAGATTGAGACGGGATTAAAATTTCCCAAAAAAATCGGAATATAATCCCCACACGTCGGTTTAGGAGTGTGATTTCTACAAACCACTAATATCATGCACGATGAGTAAACTGCTCATATCAGTACTAATTACTCGGTGTTAGTTATGTAAGAAGACAACAAAATAATCCGTGTATCTCATTTTACGTGGATAGTATAagaggaattatattttaaaggTGAAAGACATACAAGAAACATTTTAAGCACTATTTAGGAAATTTGATTGGCCTTTACTTCTTCAAGCCCAAGCCAAATGTGCCTTTTCAACCACCCCACCagatgttttaagtttaaacaagatcttcttggttttcagTTGAACAGAAGTTGAAATGATGAGAATCTTGATCTGTTAATTTTAGTTGGAGGCATCATTAGAATTAATGACTAATTTCACCCTACTTGGTACTTACCTCTTTAACCCTTTATATTTACAGGATTTACCAGTAATAGAATCTGATTCTTCTTTATCTTATCAACTTTTGCTAAACAATAATTATATTCCAAGTTCCAATAATCTAATAAAGTTTCATGCTATATTCAAAAGTACAGTTTCACAAAATTTGACGCGCCAAAAACACCTAACTACTACGCGTCTACGTATGTGCTACTTTAGTACGGAGTAACATGGTAGAGGTGATCGATAtttgggccgggccgggccgggccgggcttcCTGCCAAACCCAAAATTTTGGTGTAGGCTTTTCAGATCGAACGGGGATCGGGCTATAGTTAATAAGGTCTATAACCAGGTTTTAACACACCTCCATGTAAGTAGAGTACGAAAAACTCTGTCAAAAACACTTCTCACTACTCAAATGCAAGAACTTTTAATAAAATGTGTATCCAAATTGAGAATAAaagttgtttgggctcccaattgattctcaattgggccactaagtccaaagcccaatggctctaaacgacaacatcaaacctaccaatggctattcagccatccattaaggcccaaggcccaataacaataaatgacctatgggcatttattatgcaaacactataaataggccgccaaggctcacacctcaaggtacgtccaatttatcgccttaagactactcttctagagaacttctctctagaatccgagcatcattcttacttaggcatcggaggggctttcctcggaaacacccccgaggctagtgactttgctcttgtgcaggtgaattcggactccactcattcaaacaagcaagatcttcaacacatacaaaagggccttcattcgaagcccattgtttccatctttacaacaccggaacaatttggcgccgtctgtggggaagaacacttcaaagcctttgaaagacatcaatcacctctttccgcgaaaatggtgaacgatgttgttaacaacaatgacgacgatatgatggtgcggtcagattcagaatctgaccaagaggggcaccctcaatcgatggcgaggtcacagccaagcagagctacgaccgccacaaatgcaggacctccgattccaactagggaagagctcactgcggccatgaccatcatgcaaaacttcctcttcaatgagaagcagcaaggactggcaaatgaccgcagagaagagaggaggaccaggcgaaggctgaacgagccacccagtgtggaagtgtccagacccgaacgagaactccttcccttgacaggtacacacttgacgtcgaggtggatggaaagcacgtgggacacccaaaaaagggcacaacagcaaccagattggtttgcgagaccatcgcctactccaacagctctccaaagcgaatcaactactcgtaatcctcggatccgaagctcggtactcagcaggttgaggccctcggtccactcaaggttaagaccttcgatccatacgagactcggggtaggtgagTCGAGTAGATCTGGCGagcgacccgaggtcagtagccgagaaagaagaagagacgggaggcatgatcgaacccctagcccccatcgtacgcccgaacgttctaatcacagagcctcggcaaacgaaggcatcagggctagactcgggaaaagaatcatgactcctacgtcatcccctttctcggacgagctgatcatggaagaaataccgaaggtaaggCTGCCAGCTcacctaacctacagcggaatcacagatccgagggatcatgtcatctcctacgagcagcagatgttcttgagtccctactccgaagcatgctggtgtaaatacttcccaaccacgctaaccggagtggcgggagagtggtttagatcgctgccgaagggatcgatcaagagttggaaaaagctgaaaaagagattctgcacacagttcgtgagcaacaatcgccccgagcgaaccacagcagaactgacctcaatccaacaagaaagagacgaaagtctgagagaattcatggccagattcatgaaggaatcaacaaacataccaaacttgcagccagacgtggccatcttcgccttgaagcacgcgctccaggaagggaagttccgtgacgaactctcaatgaagaacccctccagaatagctgacgtgctccaaatggctgatgcgttcatcagaaccgaagagttcaacaaggccgctgcaagattgaaaggatcgtcggatccgagagacacaaagaatactcagagcaagcccgagggcggctcaaggaaggggaaagagaaagtaggagctagagagatgagcccgaagaaagacgggagaaggggtgaacttcaacccaagtacaccaactacactccactagctctgccccgaaaggaGATATTCAGCCTCAATAGAAAtgacgaaaagtggaaactacctgggaagctcaagtccaacccagctcggagaaacaagaacaaatggtgcgagttccatgatgacttcggtcaccataccgaagaatgcaactcgctgaaagacaacattgaggacctcgttcgccgaggctacctgaaacaatacttgttagaccgaagggaggaaaaagaaaaggccgcaagcggcaaacaacacgagcaaccccagaaaagggtctacgaagcaacagggcacaagaaaaatgacatcctagtggtgttcgggggacagaagtctggccaggccagcaaaaaacacctaagagccctctcccatcgggtcaacttcagcgcggtgggagacaaccaaccacaccccccgaacatgaccttcactgctgatgattgcttcggagtccagtacaaacatgacgatcctctggtcatttccatggacctcaacaaccaca contains:
- the LOC110797035 gene encoding uncharacterized protein; translation: MDNVEQWKAKLFDMLEQGKGVVQESLIPVFEQGKVIVQEGIVQAKQKFDEMPEIKQKIKETPEIQLYIAASVVVLTIFLSLILSLFKRKKSNTVVLAGLTGSGKTVLFYQLRDGSSHQGTVTSMDPNEGTFVLHSEVTKKGKIKPVHLVDVPGHSRLRPKLDEYMPQAAGVVFVVDSLEFLPNCRAAAEYLYDILTKASVVKKRIPLLIVCNKTEKVTAHSKDFIRKQLEKEIEKLRTSRTVMSDADITSEFTLGESGQPFAFTQCHNRVTFGEASGITGDISQVEEFIREHVKP